The following DNA comes from Firmicutes bacterium CAG:345.
CTTATTTAATTCAACATAAGGAACTGTGTGAGTGTTGACTTCAAGAGCTTCATTGATGACTTTAAGATTTAAGTCTTTTTCACGAATGCTGATGACTTGACCAACAGAAACTAAATAAGAAGGAATATCAACTCTCTTGCCATCGACAGTAATATGACCATGAGCAACAAGTTGACGAGCTCCACGACGTGTACGAGCAAATCCTAAACGGAAAACAAGGTTATCGAGACGAGTTTCAAGAATTCTCATGAAATTCAAACCAGTGACACCATGTTCTTTCTTTGCCATAATGTATAAACGTTGGAATTGACGTTCGGAAACACCATAAGTCATTCTAAGTTTTTGTTTTTCGGCAAGTTGAAGACCGTATTCAGATTTTTTCTTACGGCGATCGTTACCATGAGCACCTGGAGCATAATCACGTTTAGCGAGTTCGCGTCCAGTTTCAAGAGTAGAATAGCCGAGTCTACGAGAGACTTTCCAAGATGGACCTGTATATCTTGACATGTTTTTATTTCCTTTCTAGCAAGGCCTTAAATTCCATCACTCCGGGTGAATGACTTCACCATTAATAGCTGGGCTACTTTTCTGTCATTCATTGGACAAGTGAGTACTTAAGTGCTAACACATGCTTATCTATTGTAAAGTATTTTTATTTAAATGTAAAGTATTTTTTTTAAAAAAGACTGCTTTGTTATTAGCAGTCAATATATTTTATTTCTTTTCAATTTGTTCAAGAAGTTCAACAGCTCTTTTTAACAAGCCTTTTTCACTTTCAGCTTCTTCTTGAGCTTTCTTCAATGCTTCTTCTTTTTCTTTGGCAGCTTTTCTTTCATCGTTGATAGCTTTCATTTCTTCTTTTGTTTTGCCTTCTTTTCTAAGTTGTTTTTCTTCTTTTTTATCAATGAAAGGATACTTATCAGCTACAAAACCACGAGCATTCATGATAGATCTTAGAACAATAAATAATACAAAGGCAACGATTAAGAAATTGATAACTGCCATTATGAAATTACCATAATTCCAAGTTAATGCATCACCAGCACCTTCTACAGATTCTGGTCTTAAAACAATACATAAATTGGATAAATCTTGAACTGGGAAAAGCCAAACAATTAATGGCATAAGAATATCCTTAACTAAGGAATTAACAATAGCAGTAAAAGCTGAACCAATAATTACACCAACTGCCATATCTACAACATTTCCACGTGTTGCAAACTTTTTAAAATCTTGAAAAAACTTTTTCATACTACACCTCTTTTCTATTATACTATTTCATTTATTTTTTTTAATATTTTTTTGATGAAATCAAGAAAAAAGGGCTTTTTCAAGCCCAATTATTTTTTATTCGTATTCGACAACGTTAACCATTTTTAGTAAAGCTGCACGATCTTCTGGTGATGCTTTAACAGATAATGCTGCAGCAACGATTGGCATCCATTTTTGAACATATTGTAATGCTGTATCTGTTTTTTTGCAGAAAGCTTTCAAATAATATTCAGCTGAAGCCTTATCGCCTGTTAAAAGGAATTGAATATAAGTTGTTGCTGCATCTGCTGATGCATTTCCTTGTGTTGCATGTGCCCAGTCTAAGATATAATATTTTCCATTTTCATCGACAAGAACATTTGATGGATTAAAGTCGCCATGGCACAACTTATTGTGACGTGGAAGAGAATCTAAACGAACATGAAGCTCATATCTTACAGTAGCTTCTAAGCCACTATGTGATATTCTATCATTCATCTTGTCACGTAATTTTTTCAAATCTGAGCAAGATATTTTAGACATAGCCATTTGAAGTTCTACAAGTTTATCAATATATTTTTTCTTATTATCCGGATCATTTTTCATCAATGTTTCAATTGTATTTCCATTGATGTATTCCGTAGCAATTGCCCAATCTTCACCTTCATTATTTACATATAATAATTTCGGAACAGATAAGCCAGTTTCTTCAACTAAAGCATGAGAATAAGCTTCTTTAAGTACTTCAGATTTTTTGACAATATTATGATCAAATAATTTAATCAATTTATCGTCTTCACGATATATTTTTTTATTAGGACGAACTTTTAATAACTCTTTTTCTGCCATTTTTATTTTCTCCTTATCTATTATTTACCATAATAGGACTTTAAGTACAATTCTTTAATTTCAGAAATTAAAGGATAACGTGGGTTAGCAGCTGTACATTGATCGTTGAAGGCATCTTCACTCATTTGATCTAAAGATTGAAGGAATTGATCTTCTGGTACACCAAATTCTTGAATTGTCAATGGAATATCACATTCAACTTTAAGTTGATGAATAGCTTCAAGGAATTTATTAAATATCTCTTCATCATTCTTACCAGTAATGCCAATACCACGGGCAGCTTCAGCATATCTATGTAAAGAAACTGGATGATCATATTGTGGGAAAGTACCCATTTTTGTAGGTGCATCACAAGCGTTAAACTTCATAACATTTTCAAGGACTAAGCTAACAGCAATGCCATGAGGAATATGATGATAAGAACCAAGTTTATGTCCCATAGAGTGGCAAATTCCCAAGAAAGCATTTGCAAATGAAATACCAGCGATTGTAGCTGCATTTGCCATACCTTCACGAGCTTCTGGATCAGAAGCACCATTCTTATAGGCACGTGGTAAATATTTGAAAATCAATTTGATAGCTTCATTAGCCATTGCATCGGTATATGGAGAACTCATAATAGAAGCAATAGCTTCAATAGAGTGAACAAGAGCATCAATACCAGAAGCTTTTGTTAATCCTCTTGGAATATTTAACATTAAATCTGAATCGATAATTGCCATATCTGGTAATAATTCATAATCCGTTACTGGATATTTTGTACCATCATCTTGATCAGTAATGATTGCGAAAGGAGTAACTTCAGAGCCAGTACCTGCGGTTGTTGGAATTGCAACTAACATCGCTTTGCTTCCCATGTGTGGGAATTTATAAACTCTTTTACGAATATCCATGAAATCAAGAGCCATATCTCTGAAGTCAATTTCAGGATGTTCATATAAAACCCACATAATTTTTGCAGCATCCATTGGTGAACCACCACCGATAGCTATGATAGCATCTGGTTTAAAGTCAGCCATTTGACTAGCACCTAATTTAGCGCAGGCTAATGTTGGATCTGGAGCAACTTGGAAGAATGTCATATGTTCAATTCCTTGTTCATCCAAAATCTTTGTGATTCTCTTTGTAAATCCGCTTTGATATAAGAAGGAGTCTGTAACTATAAAGACTCTTTTGCGATGATATTCAGTTCCAAGTTCTGTTAAAGCTTCATGTAAGCAACCTGGTTTAAAATAAACTTTTTCAGGAAGTCGTAACCACAACATATTATTTCTCCTTTCAGCTACAACCTTAATATTTAATAAGTGTTTAATAGTGACATTTTCAGAAACTGAGTTACCACCCCAAGAACCACAGCCTAATGTCAAGCTAGGATTTAACATGAAGTTATATAAGTCACCAATACCACCTTGAGCAGCAGGAGTATTAACTAAAATACGGCATGTCTTCATACGTTTAGAAAGAACATCAATTTTTTCCTTTCCAACGATTTCATCAACATAAATACCAGAAGTATGGCCATAACCACCATCAGTTACTAATTTTTCAGCTTTATCAACAGCTTCTTCAAATGTTTTAGCCTTATACATAGCTAAAACTGGAGATAATTTTTCATGAGCAAATGGTTCGGAAAGTTCAACCCTTTCTACTTCACCAACCATAATACGGCTTGCTTCAGGAATTTCTACACCTGCCATCTTTGCAATAGTAACTGGTCTTTGACCAACAATTTTTGCATTGACAGAACCATTGATAATAATAGTTTCGCCAACTTTCTTAGTATCAGCTTTAGATAAGAAATATGCTCCACGTTTAATGAGTTCAGCTTTAAATGCAGAATAGATATCTGATAAGACAATAACACTTTGTTCAGAAGCACAAATCATACCATTATCAAAGCATTTAGACTGTATAACACTACTAGCAGCAAGTTCAATATTTGCTGTAGAATCAACAATAATAGGAGTATTACCAGGACCAACACCAATTGCAGGTTTACCTGAACTATAAGCAGCTTTAACCATGCCTGGACCACCAGTAGCTAGAATGCAATCACAGGAAGTCATAAGCATATTTGACAATTGAATAGATGGTTCATCAATCCAGCCGATAATATCTTCTGGAGCACCAGCTTTAACAGCTGCATCTAAAACAATTTTAGCAGCAGCAATAGTACATTTTTTAGCACGTGGATGTGGTGAGAAAATTAAACCATTACGAGTCTTTAAAGCAATTAAAGCCTTAAAGATAGCAGTAGATGTAGGATTAGTAGTTGGAACGATAGCAGCAAGAACGCCAATAGGTTCAGCAACTTTAATAAATCCCATATCATCGTTTCTTTCGATTTCATCACAAGTCTTTACATTCTTGTAATGATTATAGATATATTCAGCAGCAAAATGATTCTTGATTACTTTGTCTTCAACAATACCCATTCCAGTTTCTTCAACTGCCATTTTAGCAAGAGGAATACGTTGAGCATTAGCTGCTAAAGCAGCACGATAGAAAATTTCATCAACTTTTTCCTGGGAAAAGGTTGAAAATTCTTTTTGAGCAGCTTTAACTCTATTAAGAAGATCAATCAAGCTTTCTTCATCTTTAACAATAGTATTTTCTTTCATATGTTCTCCTTCTAAGACGTCTTAATTTTACAAGAAAGTAGTGTTTTGCGCAATATAATGCATTTTGAAAGCGTTTACTTTGCATACAATTGCACATTTTATGCGCATTTATCTAAATTTGAACTTTTTTTAAGCAAGCAATTTACTCAAAATAATAATCACTTATGATATTAGAAATACATCATAAATAAGTAGCAATTTATTAATTTACAAAAATATGCATTTTTTTGAAAAATAAATTGACCTTTCTTATAATCTGTTGTACAATACATTTGCGCTTTTGAAGAGCCGATTAAAAAGTGAAATTTTTTAAAAAAACTCTTGCAAAAGTAGTCAAAGCTTGGTATATTAATTAAGACGCTTTTTCAAGGAAGGGATGTTTAGCTCAGTCGGGAGAGCATCGCCTTTACACGGCGGGGGTCAGAGGTTCGAGCCCTCTAACATCCACCATTAGCGTTAAAGTTGGAGGAATAGCGAAGAGGCTAAACGCGGCAGACTGTAAATCTGTTCCTTCGGGTTCGGTGGTTCGAATCCACCTTCCTCCACCACTTTATTGGGGTATGGCCAAGCGGTAAGGCATCAGACTTTGACTCTGACATGCCCTGGTTCGAATCCAGGTACCCCAGCCATCGTTGTCCCGTTAGCTCAGTCGGTAGAGCACTTGACTTTTAATCAAGGGGCCATAAGTTCGAATCTTATACGGGACACCATTTTTTAATAATATCTTGCCCGGGTGGCGAAGTTGGTAGACGCACAGGACTTAAAATCCTGCGGTTGCGAGACCATACGGGTTCGACCCCCGTCCCGGGCACCATATTTTCACATATAGGGTTTAATACATACGTATTAAATCGATTTTTTATTTTTAGCACTTTCTAAGTGCCTTTTTTATTATTATTTTTTATGATAATATAGTTAAGTTATGAAAAAGTTATTTTCTTTTTTTCTCATTGTCCCATTTATAGGATATCTATTTAATAATATTCAACATTCTAAAAATGAAATTTCAAATATTAATGATATTCCAATTTCTTATGATGCACGTTTATTAAATGAAGTTACACCTGTTCGAGATCAAGGTGATACAAATTTGTGTTGGGCTTATTCTTCTATCAATGCTATCGAAACTTCTTTGCTCCATAATAAAACAATTGATGATAACTCCGCATTAATATTAAGCCCTACTTCCCTTGCTTATCATCGTTTTAAAAGAAATTCTGATCCTTTAGGAAATACTAATGGTGATTATCAAGAAATTAATTACCTTCAATCTTCAGGCTCACCGAGCTATTGTGCAACACTTCTTTCACAATGGTGTGGTCCTGTAAATGTTTCAACTCCAGCTAATCAAGATGCTTTTTTATCAAACGAATTTAGATTCGAAGAAAGTATACATATAAAAACAGATGATTTAAATCTTCAGGATTCAATAAAGAAAATTAAAGAAGCTATAATTGAATACGGAGCCGTTACTTTTTCTTACTATAATGCTCGTGAAACGTATTACTATAATCCTAAAGTAGATAAGCTCGATGGAGTAAGCCATGCTGTAACTATTATAGGATGGGATGATAACATTAAAGCCGATTCATTTGTACCAGGAGCAGCAACTCAAGATGGTGCTTGGCTTATTAAGAATAGTTATTCTTCTCTTCCTTATTTTTATCTATCATACGATAATACCAGTTCTAATATTTTCGCTTTTAAATTAGCTAATTTAAGAAAATATGATTTCAATTATTTTTATGATTCAAGTCTTGATGATGGACTTAGTTTTTCTATAAACGCAAAAACAGCTAGCAATATTTATCAAGCGAAAAAAGGTGATGCCGATAATGATGAATATATTAATGCTATTAATATTGGCATTCAAGGTCTTAATTCAACTGTAAAGGTTGAAATTTATACTGATGTCCAAGATACTTCAGATCCACGAAGTGGAATAAAAAAACTTGAACAAGAACAGATATTTGAAGACGAAGGTTATAGACTCCTTAAATTAAATACTCCTGTAAAAATAAATAAAAACAGTTTTTATAGCGTTATAGTTTCTATATCAAATGAAGAAAATAATGCAATTATCCTAGTATCTCCAGGATCTGGCATGTCATATAAATATAATGGAAATTATTGGACAAAATTAGGTGGTTATATATCCTATGTTGCTAGAATTAAAGCATTTACTTCATTAGTAAATAATGAAAAAATAGATATAAATAATGCTGAAGTTAATATGGAAAATGATAATTTCATCTATTCTTCTGCACCTATTATCCCCAAAATTTTTCTTTTCTTTAAAAACGAATTATTAGAAGAAAATAAAGATTATGAATTAACTTATTTAAACAACATCAATGCTGGCAAAGCTACTATATTAGTCAAAGGTATCGATGAATATTACGGAGAAAAAATAATCTACTTCGATATCGAAAAAAAAGACAAACCCGATTGTCCTATTAATAATATAATTATCTCTAACAACGAAAAATTTTTAAAGGATATTTCATTGCCAAATAATTATATTTGGAAAAATCCTGATTCTTTAATTCAAAATAAAGCTATTATTATTTATATCGGTAAAGATAAGGATAATTATTTTGATAATGAATTTGAAATATCTATAATAAAACAAATTTCTTCATCAAACAGTTCTCTTCCAAGCACTTCTTCAAGCACAAATATAATATCAAGTTCAACTTCATTTATTTCTTCATCAAATAGTATTAGCTCTTCTTTTACTCAACCAAATGATACATCATCTAGTCTATCTTCTTCTAATTTGTCTATTAGTTCAAATAGTCAATCATCAACATCTACATCATCACAACAAAATACATCACCTAGCATAGATAGTAAAAAACTAATTATTATTTTAATTTCTGGAATTATATCAATTACTGCTATTTTTTCCATTGTAATAATCATCACATTTAAAAAGGGCAAATAGAATATCTATTTGCCTTTATTTTGTGAATCTTCATCTGTTCTTGCCGAAGCTAAATAACTATCTAATACGTGTAGCAATTGTTTTTTTGCTTCAGCAATACTGACATTTTCAAGTTGAGTAGCAGCAGAAGAAAAATGTCCACCACCTTTTAATTTTTCCATAAGAATTTGACAATTTATCGTTCCATTGCTACGGGCTGAAATTTGAACACGATTTTCACTTATTCTTCCTATAGCAAAACAAGCGCTGATATCGCGAACTCCTAAAGCTTCTCTAGCTACAATAGAAAGCATGGTAGCATCAATTATGTCTGATTCATCCGCAGTACAAACAAAGACATCATAAAAAGGAGTTTCAGCTGTTCCCATAATTTTAGTTTTCATCAAAAATTCTTCATATTCCTCTTTGAAATAACTATCAGCTAATTCATTATCCGCCCCATTATTTTTCAAAAAAGATGAAGCTTCATAAGTAGCAGAACTAATATGCAATCTATAATGATTTGTATCGAGTAAAATACCGCAAAGCATCATAGTAGCATAACGAGGATCAAGCTCAATTTTCTGATGGTTATAAGCAATATATTCGGTAATTAATTCACAGGATGATGAAGCAGATGTATCGATTGAATTAAAAATAACATTTGGTAAAAAGTTTTCTGAACGACGATGGTGGTCGATAATTGCCACTCTAGTTCGTGGTTCAATTATATCGGGATACAATAAAATTTTAGGGTTATTACAATCAACAATAATTACTAAGGTATCTTCTGTATAAAATTCACTTGCCTTTTTAAAAGTAACAAAAATATTTGAAAATTCTTGTTGATCCTTAAATAAGTTTCTAACAGCTCTTTTAGCTTTTTTTTCAATAAATTGTTCTTCAAATATAATACGAGCATCAACATTCATAGCCTTAGCCATAGCATGAATGCCTAAACAAGCTCCTATGGCATCGAAATCAGCATTAGTATGTCCCATAATAAGAATATTACTAGCCTTACTTATCAAAGCTGTCAAAGACTGACTAATCGTTCTCAATTTAACGCGATTTCTAGAAACTCTCGATTCAGTTTTGCCACCGATAAATTCAAGATTTTGTGAAAACGGAGAAATAACTACTTGGTCTCCTCCACGGCTTAAGGCAACATCTAATGCTGATGAAGCTAATTCCATTAAACGGGAATAATCAGGAAAGCCGTATGCAATTCCTAATGATAAAGTATAACCATCTTCATAAGCATTTCTAACTTTGTCAACAATAGAAAATTTATCTTTATACATCTCTTGATAATTCTTTTTAGAACATACTAATAAATAAGTATCTTCTTTTAAACTGCGAATAAGAACTTGCTTTTCTGTAAAATAAGAAACTATCATTTTTCGTATCGAAGCTATCATATCGCTAATATCATCAGAATTAACATCAGAATAATTGTCGATAACTAATTGTCCAATAACAGGATATTGACTATCTGAATATTCTAATAATGATTCATATTTTGTAACATCTTTAAAAATGTACAAATTTAATTCACGAATTATCTTCACTTCATAAATATAATTTTGACAGGAAACTTTTACGCTAATATTCTCTTCTTTTTCTGGGTAAAGAATATATTGTCTCAATGCAGGAAATGCATCGGTTATTTTCTGATCAATATAGCTAATATTTCTATCTTCCAAAAAATCACTTCCCCAAATAATCGTATTTGATTCATCAGTTATAAGAATACCTATTTCACCAAAGTAATAAGCTTCTTGAATATCATTTCCCAAAATATCAGCTATTTTTTGATCTGTCCTTTTTTTCAAAATTCTTACTTTATTATTATAAGTAATAAAGAATATGCCTTGAATGATTAAGAACAAAATGCAAATTCCCATAAATACAAAATAATAGTATTCAAAATCAGGATATAACCATTTAGCAAAAAAAAGTACAATACCAATACCTAGAAGTTCGATAAGATTAATTACCGCATTTACCAAGCAGCTTTTTTTCAATAATTTATTCATTACAAAACACCTATATTTAGTATTATACTTTTATTCTAGTTTTATTTCTACTATTTATTTTTTTACCATTTATCCTGGGAAAAATCTGGAAATTCAACAATTATATCACTAGGTTTAGAATCACTATGAACATTCGTGAGCTTTCCTTCTGTTAAATCAATCCCGATTATTCCCATAATTTTTGTTGAAAAAGCAATCCTATCCAGATATTCTTTTTTAATTTCTTTATTTTCTTCAAAATATGTGGAAATCAAAAATCCAAAATTTAAATTTATATCATCTAAATTGAATTTAACTAAACTTGGACCATCAATTATCATCGAATAATTATAACTAGCATCTTCTGAAGAATCGTATTCATATTTTTTCAAAACATTTTCAAAATGAATAGGATCACATAATTCAAATGAAGAATCTCCATTTAAAATTGCATCGCTCAACGCATTTTTTATAGTATCACTACAATATAAAGTAGTATAAATAAAATCAATCAATTTATTTGGATCATTAGCTAATTCATCCGTGGTATAAGTTCTATACTCAGTCTTTTTTGTCCACCAATATTCAGAATATCTTTTAAGGTATATAGTTTTATTAACACCATCATAGTATATCCAAATTTTGCCTTTTCTAACGGCTACAACAATTCCACCTAAAGCTTTAACTTCTTCTTTAACATCAACAAATAAAGAAACTTTAGGAACCATATTGTCATCGAGTTGAATATCGACATCAACAGGAATTGATCCAAGTTTATATCCAATTAAATCCAATGCAACTTTAGCATTTAAACTATAAGACTTAATATTTGCACTATTAAAGAAAGTTTTAAACAATGTAGTAATGGAATTAAAATCATAATATCCATCTAAGCTCTGTGGTGAAGAAATTTCTGAGCTTTCATTATTTTCTGAATATATATCATCAAAATTGATATTTATATCAAATATTTCATCTTTTTTCGAATAAATATTAGTTACAGAAATACCAGAAACAAAATTAGAAGATGTAGAAATTGAAGCGTTGATATAAGAATTTGTTGCACCCTCAATCTTATTTCCTTCAGAATCTAAATTAGGATTAAAATCAGATATTGCTTCATAAAGCTTTTCAGCGTCTAAAATTACTTTTATGCTTTCAACACTAGATAAAGACTTAATTAATTCATTAATATTTAAACCCAATGGTTTCATTTCTGGAATAGAAGGAGTAAATACACCGGTATCAATTCCTTCAGTAACGCTATCTAATATTGATGATAATAAATCCGATTTTATACCCATGATATCAGTAACATAGCGTACTAATTGCAAAGTTTCTTTAACTGAAATATAGAATTTAAGATTTGAATTATAGGTAACGTAAATAACATTATCAACAATTGTTAATTCGACATTATATTCTAAATTATTCTTAATGTCAGCAACATTAGCTTTAGCCATTAATTTTATATTTTTTACATCATTGATATCTAATTTGACTTCAGCATTATAATTGAAATTACTTTCACCTTTTTCTTTAACAATACCATTTGCATTGAATGAGAAGGTCTTATTATTCAAAAATTTTATAACATTCTTCAAACTTTTTATAATATTGCTTAAATCTTCTTTTCTTGCCCAAGAATCATCAACAAGTATATCAGTGATATTTGCATTTGTTTTGGTTAAAGATACTTTTCTAATAATATCCATTGATGACACTTCAATTTTATCGGTTGAAATTGAAAAATCAATTTTTCCTATAACTGGTAAAACACTGCTAAAATCAGCACTCATCTTCAAATCAGAAGACCAATATATACTATTTATAATATCGGCAAAATTAATAGAACTTAAAGAAATATCATTTGATTCAGATCTATTTTTAAATACTGAACTTATCTTTTCAATTCCAGAAGTAAAATCACCATTAGTAAGCAAGATAAATCCTTCTTTTAAAATATCTAAATCAAGATTTTTATAATCGAGATCAAAGGCAACTTCAACTTCTTGTAAAATTTGGAAAAGCTCATCGATAGTAAGTACATATTTAACATTTCCAAGATCAATATAGAAATAATCACCAATTTTAGAAACATTAATCAATATATTAAAATCAGAACAATAGATATTCAATCCTTTAACTTCAAAATCAAATTTATTATTCAAATCAAAATTAACAGTTCCTGAAATATCATATTTGTCATATTTTCCTTCAAATTCAATAGAATATTTCTTATTATCAATTAAATCTTTTATTCCATTTATGAAAGAAGATAATTCATCTAAATCATGATAATCTCTATCTTCAATAATAAAATCCTTTTTATTTGCCGAAGTTAAAGAAATAGAACCAATATTATCTAAAACAACAGAAAGATTAGATTTTTTATCATCAAACACTATTTTAATGTCATTTAAGAAATCTTTATTTAAAAAGTCTAAATTCAAATCAATTGCAAAATGATCTTCATCAGCTTCTAAATTATTAAATATAGAATTAAACTTATCTAAAATAATATTAACATCTAAATCTTTAGATTCAAATTCTTCCTTTAATTTCAATAAGAGATTATCAACAGTATCAGAAAAATATACTCCGTTGCCTAAACAAATATAAACTTTATTATCTTTTATCTTTAATGTGAGATAAGTAGATGATGTTTTATCTATCAATTCAACATTAATATCAGCCTCTAACCCATTTTCAAAATTTAAATAACTTTCCAATACTTTAATTTCCAAATCACTATCTTTAATACTTACATTGAAGCTGCCTTCAATTCTATAAGATTTTCTTGATAATAAGTCAGCAAAATTTAAAATTGTTGAAGTTTTCAAATTGTCTAATGAAGTAGTGTCAAAATAAGAACTCTCATCGGTAACATGGACATATTCATTATTGAGACCATAAGCATATTCCAAAGAATTATTATCATAATTTAAATTGAGTAAATTATTTTTTAAATTCCAAACAACATCAATATCTTTTTCGTTTAAAGTAAATTTTAAGTCAAATATTTCATCAGCAAATTTGATTTCATTTATTAAGTCTTTCAAGTCAACTTTTTGACCCGAGGATAATTTAGATAACTCTTGGAAAATAACTTTTAAGTCAAAATTATTATTTTGAACCATTTCTAATAAAACATTAACAAATGGAATATCAATATTATTAGCTTTTAAAAAGGCATCTAAGAAAATTGTAATAGAATTTAAACTACCTTTTATCTTTGCATCATTAATGTTTAAATAAAAAATACCTTCTTCAACATTTAATGAAATTTTAATATTTTCAAGTTCAGCAGATAAATAAATATTATTATCTTCAACTACATAAAAACCATTAACAGTTATTTCTTTTTCATCAATTTTACCAGTAAACTTAAATGAAGAATTTTTGACACCAGAAACAATTTCATCAATTTCTGAAATCAGACAATCAATATTTCCAAAATCCAAGTAATCTTCATTTTTGTTAAAATCAAAATTAAGGTTTCTCTTCAATAAAATTGTAGCTTCAATATTTTGATTACAGACAACTATTTTATTTTCCAAAGGCAATAACTTAGTCTCAGCAGAAATAAAAGGTATATAAAGTTTAACTTCATCATCTGCAAAGTTCAAAGAATTTAAGATTTCATTTATAGAAACGTTAAATTCTGAAGTATTTATATTGAACGAAATATCATATTTTTCTAAAAGAGACTTTAATTTGTTAACTAGATCAATAGCCTCTTCTTTTGTTAATTTAGTTTTAATCTTATCTGATAAATTAAAATATATTTCATTATTCTCATAATAGAAACCAGCTGTTCCAGATATATTTTTAAGACTGAAATCAACATTTCCTTGAATGCGATTCTTATTTAAATCAATCAAAGCAGTTCCAGAAATTGAATTATCCTCTTTTGTATATTTGAAATTTGTCTCAAATTTTCTAACAGAAAAGAAATCCATACCCATGTTGATAAGACTATTAAGTTTTTCAAAAGAAATATATTCTTTATTTTCTAATTCAAAATCAAAATTATCTGTTGGAACTAAAGTTAATTTTCCTTTATTCCCAAAAGAAACATTAAATTGACTATTACCAAATAAATATTCCAAATTTAGTTCATCATCAATCTTATATTGCATTAAATCTAAAGAAATACTTATTTTCTCATTTGAAGTAACTATTTCAGAAAACAAATTATTTAAAGTTGGAATTAATTCTTCTTTCAATTTTTTCAAATCTA
Coding sequences within:
- a CDS encoding papain family cysteine protease (product inferred by homology to UniProt); translation: MKKLFSFFLIVPFIGYLFNNIQHSKNEISNINDIPISYDARLLNEVTPVRDQGDTNLCWAYSSINAIETSLLHNKTIDDNSALILSPTSLAYHRFKRNSDPLGNTNGDYQEINYLQSSGSPSYCATLLSQWCGPVNVSTPANQDAFLSNEFRFEESIHIKTDDLNLQDSIKKIKEAIIEYGAVTFSYYNARETYYYNPKVDKLDGVSHAVTIIGWDDNIKADSFVPGAATQDGAWLIKNSYSSLPYFYLSYDNTSSNIFAFKLANLRKYDFNYFYDSSLDDGLSFSINAKTASNIYQAKKGDADNDEYINAINIGIQGLNSTVKVEIYTDVQDTSDPRSGIKKLEQEQIFEDEGYRLLKLNTPVKINKNSFYSVIVSISNEENNAIILVSPGSGMSYKYNGNYWTKLGGYISYVARIKAFTSLVNNEKIDINNAEVNMENDNFIYSSAPIIPKIFLFFKNELLEENKDYELTYLNNINAGKATILVKGIDEYYGEKIIYFDIEKKDKPDCPINNIIISNNEKFLKDISLPNNYIWKNPDSLIQNKAIIIYIGKDKDNYFDNEFEISIIKQISSSNSSLPSTSSSTNIISSSTSFISSSNSISSSFTQPNDTSSSLSSSNLSISSNSQSSTSTSSQQNTSPSIDSKKLIIILISGIISITAIFSIVIIITFKKGK
- a CDS encoding dHH subfamily 1 protein (product inferred by homology to UniProt), translated to MNKLLKKSCLVNAVINLIELLGIGIVLFFAKWLYPDFEYYYFVFMGICILFLIIQGIFFITYNNKVRILKKRTDQKIADILGNDIQEAYYFGEIGILITDESNTIIWGSDFLEDRNISYIDQKITDAFPALRQYILYPEKEENISVKVSCQNYIYEVKIIRELNLYIFKDVTKYESLLEYSDSQYPVIGQLVIDNYSDVNSDDISDMIASIRKMIVSYFTEKQVLIRSLKEDTYLLVCSKKNYQEMYKDKFSIVDKVRNAYEDGYTLSLGIAYGFPDYSRLMELASSALDVALSRGGDQVVISPFSQNLEFIGGKTESRVSRNRVKLRTISQSLTALISKASNILIMGHTNADFDAIGACLGIHAMAKAMNVDARIIFEEQFIEKKAKRAVRNLFKDQQEFSNIFVTFKKASEFYTEDTLVIIVDCNNPKILLYPDIIEPRTRVAIIDHHRRSENFLPNVIFNSIDTSASSSCELITEYIAYNHQKIELDPRYATMMLCGILLDTNHYRLHISSATYEASSFLKNNGADNELADSYFKEEYEEFLMKTKIMGTAETPFYDVFVCTADESDIIDATMLSIVAREALGVRDISACFAIGRISENRVQISARSNGTINCQILMEKLKGGGHFSSAATQLENVSIAEAKKQLLHVLDSYLASARTDEDSQNKGK